The genome window TAGGCATCCCCCCGAACTTCCAGTTGCAGGATCTTCTTCCACTCCAAAGCAAGAGGTTAAAACCCGAACGTGAAGATGATTTTGACTATGAATAGGTTGTTTACAATAGATAGAAAGAGCAACTTTCCCCACTCTCTCTATAAAATCTTCATATGCATCACGATTTATACGAATACGAAGAAGAGTTTCTCTACGTTTTATAGGAATAATTACTGTAGGCAAACCTGTAGATACCCATTGAATAGGAGTCTGCGTATCAAAATCTTTCGCATTAAGACCTAATACTTTTGCCAAATCTTCAACAGGGTAAACTGGACCAAACTCCGGTTGATTCTGTTTCATAATATACAGTTGATCCTCGCGCATTACAGGAATAAGCCCAACCTGGAGATTCAAAACAATAGAATCGGGGTTACCCGGTGCAATATCACGAGCAATAACAGCTGCCGTTCCCAATGTGGGGTGCCCTGCAAAAGGCACCTCTCCCCCCGGAGTAAAGATACGAACAGCATATCCACCATTAACTGGTGAATCGTTCATAATAAACGTCGTCTCTGAATAATTCATCTCTCGAGTAATACTCTGCATATCTTCTGTGGAAAAATCTTTTGCGTCACGCACAACGGCAAGCTGATTCCCTGAATACTTTTTTTCAGCAAAAACATCTACAATATAAAACTCATGCTTTTTCATTATTTCCCCTCCCCTCATTTTGTTTTTTCTCTAAAAATGCTTATACAAGCAAATCTATGGGCCACGGGAAATTATTGTAGGTTTGAAGCAAGCTCACTTGGGAAATTGTCAGGAAGTAAAAAGTGCTATTTATATATGTATTATACCTTTATTTAACTTGACAAACTAAGCACAAAGAGTAACACTATAAACACAATTCGTAACACGATAATTTTTGAGGGGGTTTTTAGCAGTGAGAAACTGGAAAAAACAAATTATTGTTCCTCTTGTTATGGTTTGCTCTTTATTTATTTTCGCTTCTCCATTATGGGCTCATTTTCAAGTTATTTTACCTAGCCAAAATATCGTATCGCAAGATGGAGAAAAAAAGGTGGAGCTCAATCTCCTCTTTACACATCCATTTGAACAACAGCTTATGAATATGGAAAAGCCCGTTCAATTTGGAGTTATGGCTCGCTCAGAAAAGACAGATCTTATGAAAACTCTTACTGAAGAAACATCAAAAGACGGTTTAAAAAGCTGGAAAGCTTCTTATGCAATAAAACGCCCAGGAGACCATATCTTTTACGTAGAACCTTCTCCGTACTGGGAACCAGCAGAAGATAAATATATTATTCATTACACAAAAACTGTTGTTAATGCTTTCGGAATGGAAGAAGGTTGGGATGAACCAGTAGGTCTTCGTGCAGAAATTATTCCTCTCACCCGCCCTTATGGCCTATGGGCTGGCAATGTTTTTCAGGGAAAAGTTGTGGTTGATGGAAAGCCTGTTTCTGGTGCAGATGTAGAAGTCGAGTTTTATAATGGGGAAAATGCTGTCAAAGCTCCTGCGGATCCTTTTATTACCCAGGTAGTACGCACAGATGATCAAGGTATTTTCACGTACGTAATGCCATGGGAAGGATGGTGGGGTTTTGCAGCTCTTACAGATGCTCCTGAAACGATGAAAACCCCTGATGGCAAAAATGATGCCGCTATAGAATTAGGGGCAGTTTTGTGGGTAAAGACGGTGAATAAAAACTAATGCATATTGCAGAAGGTGTACTTTCTCTTCCTGTTCTTCTTATTGGAGCTTCAGGAGCTGCTGCAGGTGTTGCAGTTGGTTTAAAAAAAATAAACATAGAGACGATTCCTCGTGCAGGAATCGTCTCTGCTGCTTTGTTCGTTTCATCTCTCATACACGTTAATATTGGTCCAACAAGTGCTCACTTAATTCTGAATGGCATCGGAGGTCTTTTACTAGGATTAGGTCTTTTCCCCTCATATCTTGTTGCCCTCTTTCTTCAGGCTCTTCTTTTCCAGTTCGGGGGTCTTGTGGTGCTTGGGGTTAATACATGTACTATGGCTTTATCTGGCATATTGGGAGGGCTATTAGGACGGTACCTTCTACGTCTTGGGAAACCTGTCTGGCTTGCCGGAGCTTTAGCTGGCGCCACTGGCGTAGCTGGTGCTGGCATCTTTACCGCTCTTGCTCTTGCGGGAAGTGGCGAAGCCTTTTTCATGACTGCCAAACTTATTCTTCTTGCCCATATTCCCGTTATAGGAATAGAATCACTTGTCGGGGCTTTTATCATGACATATATCTCTCGTGTTATGCCGTCTCTTTTGGAGGAATGGAAAAAATGAAAATAAGAACATTACTTGTTAAATTTTTGAGTATAACAATGATTCTTTTCATATGGGCTGGTGTAGCATCTGCTCATAAATTAAGTGTCTTTGCTTATATCGAAAACAATACTCTCGTCGGGGAAGCCTATTTCAATGATGGAGCGCCGGTTCGTCATTCTGCAATACACGTTAGTGACACCGAAAATAATCTAATTGCCGAAGGAACTACTGACGAAAAGGGCCAATTTTCTATCCCCATTGATATAACAGACCTACAGTCTCTCTTGGTTTCAGTAAATGGCGGTATGGGGCATATGGGGCAAACTGTAGTAACCATAGACACAGCAGAACCAGATAAAGCTACAGAAAAAGCAGAAAAAGAAACTAATTCAAATGCAACAGAAAGTTCAAATTCAACAATCTCTCTCTCAGAAGAAAATATTTCTGCTCTTATGCAGGAAATCGTTCAAAAAGAAATGGCCCCTCTTCGAAACGAACTTTTTTTGCTTCGTAAGGAGATTTCAAAACCTAAATTGAGTGAAATTATTGGCGGGATAGGGTATATTGTAGGTCTTGTTGGAGTAGCCCTCTGGGTTGGAGGACGTAAAAAGTATGGGCAACAGTAATTTTCCTTCTTTAAACTATCAAATTGATATTCCTGAAGGCTTTTTAAATCGAATTCCTGCTTCGATTAAAGTTGTGCTTGTCTTCATATTCGCTTTATGTGTCGCTTTTCTGCAATCTGTTGCAGCACAACTCTTTTTGCTTGTTTATGCTATTATGCTCGTTGCTATTGCTCGTATTCCCATCAAGGTACTTAGTTCTCGTCTTCTTGCTCTTAATGGTTTTATTCTTATGATGTGGTTAACGCTTCCTTTCTCTTCTGAAAGTGGAACCCACCTTGCGTTGCTTATTACAATTAGAGCTCATGCAGCAACCTTGGCATTTATAGCTCTTTTGCGGACAACATCCATGCCAGACCTTCTACAGGCACTTCACCTTCTTCACGTTCCCCAAAAGCTTATTCTTTTGCTTCACTTCACATATAGATATGCTCACGTTTTGTCAGAAGAACTACAAAAAATTCATAAAAGCATGGTATTAAGAGGATTCCATCCTTCTTTATCCTTTACAACATTCAGCGCTTACGGTAACCTTGTCGGCATGTTGCTTATACGAAGTATCATTCGTTCAGAGCGAGTTTCTAAAGCTATGGTATTACGTGGATTTAATGGATCTTTCCCGTTTTTCCCCTCTCATGTAATACCTTCGTCTCCTGATACTCTTCGCATGGCAGCTCTCTATGTTCTGTTGGCGGGGTGTTTTATTGTATGATGCCACTATTGCGCTTAGAAAATATTGCTTTTGCCTATCCCAGAAGTTTGCCTTTATTTACAAATCTCTCTTTTGAAATATTTGAAAAAGAAAAAATCTATATTCGAGGAAAAAATGGAGCAGGGAAAACCACTCTCTTTTCTCTGATTATGGGATTGCTCCGCCCACAGCGAGGAGACATCCTTCTTAAGGGAAACGTGATTAAAACTTCAAAGGATCTTCGGTATTTACGCCAGAGAATAGGCTTCCTTTTTCAAGATCCCGATGATCAGCTTTTTTGCCCAACACTGCTTGATGACGTGCTCTTTGGCCCTCTCAATGCAGGCATCAATAAAGAAGAGGCCCATAAACAAGCTATAGATGTTTTGGAAACCCTTAACATATCCAATCTTGCCCATACGCCTCCATATGCCCTGTCTGGGGGGCAAAAGAGACTAGGAGCCTTAGCAGCCGTTCTTGCAATGAAACCAGACCTATTGCTGCTTGACGAACCTTCAAGTGGTCTTGATGAAGATGCTTGGCACAATCTCGTAAATGTTCTAAATCAGCTTGATATGGCTCTTATTATCGCCTCGCATGACATCCCCTTTCTGGAACATGTAACTCACCAGGGATACGAACTCTCATCTGGAACGCTCACATTTTCACAATAAGGTATTGACATATATCCCTCCCTATGTGGTAATATTGCCACATAGGGAGGGATTGGTTTGGATGCAAAGCTACAACAAGAAAAGGCCGCCATTTTTAAAGCGTTAGGACATCCCGTACGCCTTTCCATTGTGGAAGCCCTAGCCAAGAAAGAAATGTGTGCCTGCGAAATCGCTGATCTTTTCCACTTTGATAGAACAACCATCAGCAAGCACCTCGCCCTTCTTCGGGATCTTGATATTATAGATGACCGTAAAGAGGGTTTGCATATTTATTACTCTTTGAAAATGCGTTGTCTCTTCTCTATGTTGCAATGTGTTGAACATACTATTCAGGGACATCCGATTCATAAAGAGCATTATGCTTCGTGCTTGTGCATGATGGGAAAGGAGACAAAAAATGAAGATACAGATACTGGGAACAGGCTGCCCTAAGTGTAAAAAACTTGCGGAAATGACTGAAAAAGCAGCACATGATTTGAACATTGATTATGAGCTTGAAAAGGTAACAGATATTAAGGATATTATGTCTTTCGGGGTCATTGGTACTCCGGGACTCGTAGTAGACGGGAAAGTGCTTCTTGCAGGTCGAGTGCCAACAGAAAATGCTCTAAAAGACCTCCTCCGCAACGAAATAAAGTAAGAAACTACCCCGATTTTTCAATCGGGGTTTATTTAAGAGGCTTATGTGAAGTATTCGCCACTTACTAACGAAAGGACGCAAACAGTATGAGTGATCGAAAAAAATTTCTATGGATTGTTTCAGCATTTTTGTTATTTTATTTTCTACCGGCAGACGCCCCTCGCATTCACGGAGCAGCGATAGAAGCTCTGGCCATGCTCCATGAGTATGCCAGAGAACACGTTCTACTATGTCTTGTACCGGCCTTTTTTATTGCCGGAGCTATTTCTGTTTTTGTCAGTCAACAATCTGTCATGAAATATTTAGGCAGTCAGGCAAAAAAGATTGTTTCGTACTCTGTTGCAGCCGTTTCAGGAACAATTCTTGCTGTCTGTTCATGTACTGTTCTTCCGCTCTTCGCCGGAATCTACGCTCGGGGAGCTGGAATTGGGCCTGCCTCAGCTTTCCTCTATTCAGGACCAGCCATAAATGTTTTGGCAATTATCCTGACAGCAAGGGTTCTCGGTTTTGAAATGGGTTTGGCACGTGCCATTGGAGCCATTGTCTTCAGCATTCTTATAGGGCTCGCCATGGCTTTTATTTTTAGAAAAGAGGAAGAGAAACGTCAGGAAGGTTTCGCATCCGTACCCATAGAAGAGCCAACACGACCTCTGTGGCAAACTGTATGGACTATGGCCAGTATGGTTATTTTTCTTGTCTTTGCCAACTGGGCTGCTCCTAAACTGGAATCTGGAACGTGGGCAGCAATATATAACGTAAAGTGGGTTTTAGCCGGTCTCGCTCTGCTTTCCACTATCTGGGCCACCGTGAAATGGTTCTCCAGAGATGAACAAAGTGAATGGCTTGGCGCAACATGGGGATATGGCCTTCAGGTTTTACCACTACTTTTCTCAGGAGTGCTGCTCGCTGGTTTCCTGTTGGGACGCCCGGGGCATGAAGCTCTTATTCCGAGTCAATATGTTGCAGCTCTCGTCGGAGGGAATTCCATCTTCTCAAACTTCTTTGCCTCAATCGCCGGAGCTTTCATGTATTTTGCCACACTAACTGAAGTTCCTATTCTTCAGGGGCTTATGGGGGCAGGAATGGGGAAAGGTCCCGCTTTAGCCCTTCTTTTAGCTGGACCCGCTCTTTCTCTCCCTAATATGTTAGTTATTCGAAGCATCATGGGGACTAAAAAAACAATTGCCTATGTCTCTCTTGTCGTTATTCTATCCACTTTAGCAGGAATTATTTACGGAACCTTTTTTTAACGGCTCTGTTTAGCATTTATACATTTGCGCAGGGCTTCGAGAGCAAGCGAAAAGGATGTGAATATATATGCAACACTACAAGCTTAAAGAACTTAACTGCCATGGCTGCGCTTCTCTTATCGAGGCTGAAATATCGAATATTCCTGGCGTTACAGGTGCTCTCTTTGATTTTGATACCAAAATACTGAGAGTTGAAACTGCCAGTAATAATCTCGAAGACCAAGTCAAAGCTATCGTTAATCGTATTGAACCCGGAGTCACCGTGGAATCTCTTGATGAAGAACCTTTTCTTCAGACAAAAAGTTTAACTTCAACATGGAGAGTTCTCTATGAGCGATTTCAAGAAGAAGGAAAAAGCTTAGTTGCAGGAGCGTTACTTTTCGCCATTGGTCTCATTTTCAGAAAACAACTTTCATCAACGCCATACGCTATAGGAGAATATGGCGTTTTCCTCCTTGCCTATTTTCTGAGCGGCCAAGAAGTACTCTGGAACACTCTCAAAAATTTAAAAGCTCGAAAAGGTATGGACGAATTCTTCCTGATGTCTATCGCCACAATTGCTGCCATTCTTATTGGGGAACTTCCAGAGGCTGTAGCAGTTATGCTTTTTTATAGAACAGGAGAACTCTTTCAAGAGATTTCTGCCTCTCGTTCTAGAAGTTCTATCAAGTCTCTTCTGGCTGCCCGCCCTCAACACGCGCAAGTCCTCAGAGATGGGGAGGAAATAGAGCTAAAACCAGAAGATGTCCGCATAGACGATCTTATTATCGTCAGGCCAGGAGAAAAGATACCTCTTGATGGAATGATCGAATCGGGGTTTTCTCAAATCGATCAATCGCCTCTTACCGGAGAACCTGTTCCTATACAAGCCGAACCAGGCAAAAACGTCTATGGAGGAAGCATCAATTTACGCGGTGTTCTTACGATTCGAGTTACATCTCTCTTTGAGGAAACAGCCATAGCTAAAATACTCGAAATGGTAGAATTTGCCGTTGCCCGAAAGTCTCCGACAGAGCGTTTTATTACGACCTTTGCGAAGTATTACACACCAGCGGTTGTTATAGGAGCCGCAGCTGTTGCTATCATTCCACCCCTCGTAGGAAATGGCACATTCGCAAGCTGGCTATACAGAGCCCTTGTACTTCTCGTTATTTCGTGTCCCTGCGCTCTGGTAATCAGTATTCCACTCGGTTATTTTGGAGGAATCGGAGCGGGGTCACGCCAGGGGATTCTTATCAAAGGCGGTAACGTTCTCGATGCTCTTACTTCGGTAAAAACCGTTGCTTTCGATAAAACGGGAACCCTGACACAAGGAGTTTTTTCCGTAACCCAAATTGTTCCTCAAGAGGGCATTGAAGCAAAAGAACTTC of Aminobacterium sp. MB27-C1 contains these proteins:
- a CDS encoding thioredoxin family protein encodes the protein MKIQILGTGCPKCKKLAEMTEKAAHDLNIDYELEKVTDIKDIMSFGVIGTPGLVVDGKVLLAGRVPTENALKDLLRNEIK
- the cbiQ gene encoding cobalt ECF transporter T component CbiQ is translated as MGNSNFPSLNYQIDIPEGFLNRIPASIKVVLVFIFALCVAFLQSVAAQLFLLVYAIMLVAIARIPIKVLSSRLLALNGFILMMWLTLPFSSESGTHLALLITIRAHAATLAFIALLRTTSMPDLLQALHLLHVPQKLILLLHFTYRYAHVLSEELQKIHKSMVLRGFHPSLSFTTFSAYGNLVGMLLIRSIIRSERVSKAMVLRGFNGSFPFFPSHVIPSSPDTLRMAALYVLLAGCFIV
- a CDS encoding carboxypeptidase-like regulatory domain-containing protein codes for the protein MKIRTLLVKFLSITMILFIWAGVASAHKLSVFAYIENNTLVGEAYFNDGAPVRHSAIHVSDTENNLIAEGTTDEKGQFSIPIDITDLQSLLVSVNGGMGHMGQTVVTIDTAEPDKATEKAEKETNSNATESSNSTISLSEENISALMQEIVQKEMAPLRNELFLLRKEISKPKLSEIIGGIGYIVGLVGVALWVGGRKKYGQQ
- a CDS encoding PhzF family phenazine biosynthesis protein, which codes for MKKHEFYIVDVFAEKKYSGNQLAVVRDAKDFSTEDMQSITREMNYSETTFIMNDSPVNGGYAVRIFTPGGEVPFAGHPTLGTAAVIARDIAPGNPDSIVLNLQVGLIPVMREDQLYIMKQNQPEFGPVYPVEDLAKVLGLNAKDFDTQTPIQWVSTGLPTVIIPIKRRETLLRIRINRDAYEDFIERVGKVALSIYCKQPIHSQNHLHVRVLTSCFGVEEDPATGSSGGCLAAYLVRHKVLGTPSIENIRVEQGYAINRPSLLFLSARDHDGGVVDVHVGGSVIFVAKGELI
- a CDS encoding DUF4198 domain-containing protein, which encodes MRNWKKQIIVPLVMVCSLFIFASPLWAHFQVILPSQNIVSQDGEKKVELNLLFTHPFEQQLMNMEKPVQFGVMARSEKTDLMKTLTEETSKDGLKSWKASYAIKRPGDHIFYVEPSPYWEPAEDKYIIHYTKTVVNAFGMEEGWDEPVGLRAEIIPLTRPYGLWAGNVFQGKVVVDGKPVSGADVEVEFYNGENAVKAPADPFITQVVRTDDQGIFTYVMPWEGWWGFAALTDAPETMKTPDGKNDAAIELGAVLWVKTVNKN
- a CDS encoding energy-coupling factor ABC transporter ATP-binding protein; this encodes MMPLLRLENIAFAYPRSLPLFTNLSFEIFEKEKIYIRGKNGAGKTTLFSLIMGLLRPQRGDILLKGNVIKTSKDLRYLRQRIGFLFQDPDDQLFCPTLLDDVLFGPLNAGINKEEAHKQAIDVLETLNISNLAHTPPYALSGGQKRLGALAAVLAMKPDLLLLDEPSSGLDEDAWHNLVNVLNQLDMALIIASHDIPFLEHVTHQGYELSSGTLTFSQ
- the cbiM gene encoding cobalt transporter CbiM, whose product is MHIAEGVLSLPVLLIGASGAAAGVAVGLKKINIETIPRAGIVSAALFVSSLIHVNIGPTSAHLILNGIGGLLLGLGLFPSYLVALFLQALLFQFGGLVVLGVNTCTMALSGILGGLLGRYLLRLGKPVWLAGALAGATGVAGAGIFTALALAGSGEAFFMTAKLILLAHIPVIGIESLVGAFIMTYISRVMPSLLEEWKK
- a CDS encoding heavy metal translocating P-type ATPase gives rise to the protein MQHYKLKELNCHGCASLIEAEISNIPGVTGALFDFDTKILRVETASNNLEDQVKAIVNRIEPGVTVESLDEEPFLQTKSLTSTWRVLYERFQEEGKSLVAGALLFAIGLIFRKQLSSTPYAIGEYGVFLLAYFLSGQEVLWNTLKNLKARKGMDEFFLMSIATIAAILIGELPEAVAVMLFYRTGELFQEISASRSRSSIKSLLAARPQHAQVLRDGEEIELKPEDVRIDDLIIVRPGEKIPLDGMIESGFSQIDQSPLTGEPVPIQAEPGKNVYGGSINLRGVLTIRVTSLFEETAIAKILEMVEFAVARKSPTERFITTFAKYYTPAVVIGAAAVAIIPPLVGNGTFASWLYRALVLLVISCPCALVISIPLGYFGGIGAGSRQGILIKGGNVLDALTSVKTVAFDKTGTLTQGVFSVTQIVPQEGIEAKELLTLAASLEQGSNHPIARSITDAVKENNLITPESLEEFAGKGLHGVIEGEIINVGNSKLLDEEGFKNITTPEQGTIVHVTRGNHYLGYIVVSDVIRSDAYQTLQALKKAGVEKTVMLTGDSESGAKWVANKVGVDTYAANLLPQDKVTELNKLKSELPIKNTTIFVGDGLNDAPALAASDIGIAMGGLGSEAAIETADVVILDDAPSKVADALLLARRTRHIVWQNIVLALATKGFFIALGIAGIAGMWEAVFADVGVALLAVLNSTRTMNFTSANTR
- a CDS encoding metalloregulator ArsR/SmtB family transcription factor, with protein sequence MDAKLQQEKAAIFKALGHPVRLSIVEALAKKEMCACEIADLFHFDRTTISKHLALLRDLDIIDDRKEGLHIYYSLKMRCLFSMLQCVEHTIQGHPIHKEHYASCLCMMGKETKNEDTDTGNRLP
- a CDS encoding permease; its protein translation is MSDRKKFLWIVSAFLLFYFLPADAPRIHGAAIEALAMLHEYAREHVLLCLVPAFFIAGAISVFVSQQSVMKYLGSQAKKIVSYSVAAVSGTILAVCSCTVLPLFAGIYARGAGIGPASAFLYSGPAINVLAIILTARVLGFEMGLARAIGAIVFSILIGLAMAFIFRKEEEKRQEGFASVPIEEPTRPLWQTVWTMASMVIFLVFANWAAPKLESGTWAAIYNVKWVLAGLALLSTIWATVKWFSRDEQSEWLGATWGYGLQVLPLLFSGVLLAGFLLGRPGHEALIPSQYVAALVGGNSIFSNFFASIAGAFMYFATLTEVPILQGLMGAGMGKGPALALLLAGPALSLPNMLVIRSIMGTKKTIAYVSLVVILSTLAGIIYGTFF